The Lysobacter oculi genomic sequence ACCTCGAATTCGGCGGCGAAGGGCACGTCGTCGTCGCGCGCCTCCGGGTCCAGCCGGATGCGCCCGAAGCGGCCATCCCATTCCATCGCCGAGCGGTAGGTGATGACGCCCAGCTTGCGTGCGATGCGCATGCCGGATTCCGGGTAGGCGTCGTCGTCGTACGCTCCGTTGTTCCAGCGCGGGTCGAGCCGGATCGCCTCGCGCTGCAGCGAGCGGATGGCGATGGAGAACGGCAGCGCGCGTGCCGCGCCGGAGATGTCGATGAGGTGCCGCGTCAGGCCCGGATGCCGCGCCAGCATCGACAGCGCCGTCATCCCGCCCATCGAATTGCCGAGGACGCAGGCCAGTTGCTTGATGCCGAGATGGCGGACGACGTGGGCGGCGGCATCCGCGCAGTCTTCGACGGCGAGTTCGGGGAAGCCGAGGCGGTACGGCGCGCCGGTCGCCGGGTCGATGGACGCCGGCCCGGTCGAGCCCTTGCAGCTGCCCAGCGTGTTGACGCAGATGACGAACCAGCGGTCGGTGTCGATCGGCTTGCCGGGGCCGAGCATGCGTTCCCACCAGCCCGGCTCGGGGTTGCCGGCGTGGCTGGCGGCGTGGGCGTCGGGCGAGAGGCCGGTGTGGATCAATATGGCGTTGCCGGCGCGGTCGTCGAGCGTGCCCCAGGTCTGGTAGGCCATGCGCGCGCCGTGCAGCACGCCGTGTTTCATGGCGAAGGGCGAGGGCAGGTCGACGAATTGCGTGGCGGGCGGGATGAACTCGCTCATGGCATCGGTCCGGATGCGGGCTTACTCGCCGCCGATCACCAGCGTGACCGGGCCCTTGGCCGGCAGGCTGACCTTGACCGTGGCGGAATCCAGATCGCCCGGCTCACGGTCGGCCGAGCCGCTGAGCGACAGGCGGGCGCTGATTTCGGCCTCTTTCAGCGCGGACAGCTTGGCGGTGGGCATCAGGCTGTCGGCATCGGACAGGGTGATGTCGAGCGGCAGCGCATCGACCGGGTGCTTCTGTACCGCGACCGGCACCGGCGGCCCGCCGGCGGCGCGGGCGATGACGAAGACCCGCGCCTGCGGCGAGGCCTGCAGGCGTTCCAGCAGCATCGGCGACAGCGACACGCGCACCGACAACGCACCGGCGGCGGCTTCGTGCTTGGGCGCGGTGATCGGCGCGAGGCCGGCTTCGGCGCGGGCTTCGTTGACCTGGGTGAGCAGGACTTCGACGGTCTTGGGATCCACGGTCGCGAGCAGCGGCGCCCAGGTTTCCGCCGCCTGTGCCGGCTGGCCGGCCTGGCGCTGGCTGATGCCGAGGAACCAGCGGGCGCGCTGGTGCTTCGGGTCCACGGCGAGCGCCTGCTTCAGCTGGGCCACGGCGGCTTCGTCGAAGTGATGACCGGCGTTGGCCAATGCGCGGGCTTCGGCGGCTTCGGTGAGGATGTCGGCGTCGCGCGGGGCGCGCTTGGCGGCCTCGGCGTAGGCGCGGGCGGCGTCGGCCGGTTTTTCTTCCGCCGTGTAGGCGCGACCGAGCAGGCGCCAGCCTTCCGCGTCCTCCGGGCTGTTGGCCAACTTGCGTTCCAGCTGGGCGCGGGCTTCGGCCAGGGTTTCCGGCGCGCGGACCATCGTCGGGTCGAGCGCATCCGGCGTGCCGTACTGCAGGTAGAGCGCGGTGCTGCCAGCGACCACGATGGCGGCCACGGCGGCGGCCACGCGCGGGCTGCGGCCCAGCAGCGGGCGCAGCACGGCGTAAAGGACCAGCACCAGCAACAGCGCGGCGGCGAAGAGGAAAAGCGTCATCACCACTCCTGTCTGTCATCGACCGGCACCGGCGCGCGGCGCGAACCGCGACGCACCAGCACGAAGACCAGCCCGCCACCGATCAGCACCAGCGCCAGCGGCGCGAACCAGAGCAGCAGCGTCTGGCCTTCAAGGCGCGGCTTGTAGAGGACGAACTCGCCGTAGCGGGCGACCATGAAGTCGCGGATCTCGGCGTCGGTCTTGCCCTGGCGCATCAGCGCGAGGACTTCGTTGCGCAGGTCGCGGGCGATCTCGGCGTTGGAATCGGCGAGCGACTGGTTCTGGCACATCACGCAACGCAGCTCGTGGGTGAGCTGGCGGAAGCGGGCTTCCTCGAAGCCGTCGCGGAACACCGGCGGGGCGACATCCCCCTTCACCTGGGCCAGGCCGGCGAGCGGCAGCCACAGGCACAGCAGGAAAACCGCGAGCGTCCTGCGCATCAGCGCTTCGCCTCGAGCTGGGCGAGCCGCGGTTCCAGCTCCTTGCGGATGAGCTCGGGCGTGAGCACGCCGACGTGCTTCCAGACGATCATCCCGTTGCCGTCGATCAGGAAGGTTTCCGGCGCGCCGTAGATGCCGAAGTCGAGCGCGGTGCGGCCTTCGATGTCCTGCAGCACCATGAAATACGGGTTGCCGAGCTGCTCCAGCCAGCGCTTGGCGTCTTCCGGCTCGTCCTTCCAGTTGTAGCCGATGACGCGCACGCGCTTGGTTTCGGCGAAGGCGCTCAGCGCCGGGTGTTCGTCGCGGCAGGCCACGCACCAGCTGCCCCAGACGTTGAGCACGAAGGGCGCGCCCTTGAGCTCTTTCAGCGTGACCGTGCGGGTGGGATCGAACAGTTCCGGCAGCGCGAATTCCGGCGCGGCCTTGCCGATCAAGGGCGAGGGCAGGGCGTCACGGTCGGGCTTGCGGCTCATCCAGACGCCGGCGGCGAGCAGTGCGGCCAGCGCGATGAAGATGGCGAGGGGGAGCCAGCGTTTGGCGCTCATGCGTTCTTCTCCTCCTGGTAACGGCGGAAGCGGCGGTCGGCGGCGGTCACGAAGCCGCCCAGCGCGATGAGGATGGCGGCCAGCCAGATGAAGCCCATCATCGGTTTGCTGTGCACGCGCACCGCCCAGCTGCCATCGCCCAGCGATTCGCCCAGTGCCACGTAGCGGTCACGCAGCAGGCTGGATTCGACTGCCGCTTCGGTCATCACCTGCCCGCCGCTGGCGTAGCTGCGCTTTTCGGGGTGCAGGGTGGTCAGCGTGCGGCCGTCGCGCAACAGGGTGACGGTACCGATATCGGCGGTGTAGTTGGGGCCGGCTTCGCGCTCGACGCCATCGAAGCGGTAATCGTCGCCGTGCAGGGTGAGCACCTGGCCGGGTGCCAGCGCGACTTCGCGCTGCTCGTTGAGCGCGGCATTGGTCAACGAGCCGGCCACGAACAACGCCACGCCGAAGTGCGCCAGCGCCATGCCGGCCATCTCGCGGGTCATGCGGCCGGATTTGCGCAGCCGTTGCCAGGTGAAATACAGCGTGCCGAACGCCACCCACAGCGCCGCCGCGATGCCGATGCCGGTCTTGAGCGCGCCCTGCGGCGCCAGCCACCAGGCGACGGCGCCGCCGGCCAGCGCCAGCAGCGCCCACGGCAGCAGCATCGCGATGACCGGACGCGCCTGCTCGCGCTGCCAGCGCACCAGCGGGCCGAACGGCAGCAGCATCACCACCGGCGTCATCAACAGCACGAACATCAGCGAGAAATACGGCGGGCCGACCGAAATCTTGCCCAGGTCCAGCGCGTCGGCCAGCATCGGGTAGAGCGTGCCGACCAGCACCATTGCGCCGGCCACGGTCAGCAGCAGGTTGTTGAGCAGCAGCAGGGTCTCGCGCGAGAACGGCGCGAACGGGCGCGCTTCCGGCGTGGCGCCGGGCGCACGCAGCGCATAGAGCGTGAGCGAGCCACCGATCACCACGCCGAGGAATACCAGGATGAAGAGGCCGCGGCCCGGATCGGCGGCGAAGGCGTGCACGCTGGTGATCGCGCCCGAACG encodes the following:
- the metX gene encoding homoserine O-acetyltransferase MetX: MSEFIPPATQFVDLPSPFAMKHGVLHGARMAYQTWGTLDDRAGNAILIHTGLSPDAHAASHAGNPEPGWWERMLGPGKPIDTDRWFVICVNTLGSCKGSTGPASIDPATGAPYRLGFPELAVEDCADAAAHVVRHLGIKQLACVLGNSMGGMTALSMLARHPGLTRHLIDISGAARALPFSIAIRSLQREAIRLDPRWNNGAYDDDAYPESGMRIARKLGVITYRSAMEWDGRFGRIRLDPEARDDDVPFAAEFEVEGYLENHALRFVRRFDPNCYLYLGRAMDRFDIGESASQRCGDRHIDALDALAALQVEKALVIGVETDLLFPLEQQQEIAEGLRRGGADARFVAMPSPQGHDAFLVDIERFGPAVGDFLAELHTPA
- a CDS encoding tetratricopeptide repeat protein encodes the protein MTLFLFAAALLLVLVLYAVLRPLLGRSPRVAAAVAAIVVAGSTALYLQYGTPDALDPTMVRAPETLAEARAQLERKLANSPEDAEGWRLLGRAYTAEEKPADAARAYAEAAKRAPRDADILTEAAEARALANAGHHFDEAAVAQLKQALAVDPKHQRARWFLGISQRQAGQPAQAAETWAPLLATVDPKTVEVLLTQVNEARAEAGLAPITAPKHEAAAGALSVRVSLSPMLLERLQASPQARVFVIARAAGGPPVPVAVQKHPVDALPLDITLSDADSLMPTAKLSALKEAEISARLSLSGSADREPGDLDSATVKVSLPAKGPVTLVIGGE
- a CDS encoding cytochrome c-type biogenesis protein, producing MRRTLAVFLLCLWLPLAGLAQVKGDVAPPVFRDGFEEARFRQLTHELRCVMCQNQSLADSNAEIARDLRNEVLALMRQGKTDAEIRDFMVARYGEFVLYKPRLEGQTLLLWFAPLALVLIGGGLVFVLVRRGSRRAPVPVDDRQEW
- a CDS encoding DsbE family thiol:disulfide interchange protein, which produces MSAKRWLPLAIFIALAALLAAGVWMSRKPDRDALPSPLIGKAAPEFALPELFDPTRTVTLKELKGAPFVLNVWGSWCVACRDEHPALSAFAETKRVRVIGYNWKDEPEDAKRWLEQLGNPYFMVLQDIEGRTALDFGIYGAPETFLIDGNGMIVWKHVGVLTPELIRKELEPRLAQLEAKR
- a CDS encoding heme lyase CcmF/NrfE family subunit, giving the protein MLGELGHFALNLALWVALIQSVIPLIGAHRGRADWMSVARPAAFAQLGLIAFAFIVLTHAFVVQDRSLQYVAENSNSLLPLIYRYTAVWGAHEGSLLLWLLVLAGWTAAVAAFSRQLPLDVVARVLGVLGIVAIGFLAMLLFTSDPFERLLPAAAEGRDLNPLLQDPGMILHPPILYLGYVGFSVPFAFAIAALLDGRVDVRWQRWTRPWTNVAWGFLTLGIGLGSWWAYYELGWGGWWFWDPVENASFMPWLIGAALIHSQAVTEKRGSFASWTLLLAIAAFSLSLLGTFLVRSGAITSVHAFAADPGRGLFILVFLGVVIGGSLTLYALRAPGATPEARPFAPFSRETLLLLNNLLLTVAGAMVLVGTLYPMLADALDLGKISVGPPYFSLMFVLLMTPVVMLLPFGPLVRWQREQARPVIAMLLPWALLALAGGAVAWWLAPQGALKTGIGIAAALWVAFGTLYFTWQRLRKSGRMTREMAGMALAHFGVALFVAGSLTNAALNEQREVALAPGQVLTLHGDDYRFDGVEREAGPNYTADIGTVTLLRDGRTLTTLHPEKRSYASGGQVMTEAAVESSLLRDRYVALGESLGDGSWAVRVHSKPMMGFIWLAAILIALGGFVTAADRRFRRYQEEKNA